One region of Flavobacterium sp. GSB-24 genomic DNA includes:
- a CDS encoding DUF4266 domain-containing protein — MKKPKQKKLVLFCSIAFTAILFTSCTSVKEYQKGKINDSEMVLSNRKIEKTELSFQSYREGASGANSGKSGGGCGCN, encoded by the coding sequence ATGAAAAAGCCAAAGCAAAAAAAACTGGTACTGTTCTGCAGCATTGCTTTTACAGCTATTCTGTTCACCTCTTGTACTTCGGTAAAAGAATACCAGAAGGGAAAAATCAACGATTCTGAAATGGTACTTTCTAATCGAAAAATCGAAAAGACAGAACTCAGTTTTCAATCCTACCGTGAAGGAGCTTCCGGAGCAAATTCAGGAAAAAGCGGTGGCGGCTGCGGGTGTAACTAA
- a CDS encoding FAD:protein FMN transferase: MGNNFTITVVAENEKKGNENINLAIEEIRRIEKLLTTYSTDSQTNLINDNAGIQPVKVDLEVFNLIERSIGISKITQGAFDISYGSIDKSLWNFDKTMTTLPDALTAKKMVHLIDYRNIMLDKENSTVFLKEKGMRIGFGGIGKGYAAEMAKQILLKQNVQSGIINASGDLSAWGLQPDGKKWTIGVANPDARNGAFSYMEISNKAVATSGNYEKFVTINEKKYSHTIDPKTGLPITGIKSVTIIASNAEFADAMATPIAVMGIKAGLFLIDQIPDLYCIIIDDSNKIYTSKNINLK, encoded by the coding sequence ATGGGAAACAACTTTACCATTACAGTTGTAGCTGAAAATGAGAAAAAAGGAAATGAGAATATTAATCTTGCTATTGAAGAAATCAGGCGGATTGAAAAGCTGTTGACTACTTATAGCACAGATAGCCAGACCAATCTGATTAATGATAATGCAGGAATTCAGCCTGTAAAAGTAGATCTGGAAGTCTTTAATCTTATCGAAAGATCCATTGGAATTTCGAAAATCACACAAGGTGCATTTGATATCTCTTACGGAAGTATCGACAAAAGTCTTTGGAATTTTGACAAAACAATGACCACACTTCCTGATGCACTGACAGCAAAAAAAATGGTGCACCTTATTGATTACAGAAATATCATGCTGGACAAAGAAAACTCAACTGTATTTCTAAAAGAAAAAGGAATGCGGATTGGTTTTGGAGGTATTGGAAAAGGTTATGCCGCTGAAATGGCCAAACAGATCCTTTTAAAACAAAATGTTCAAAGCGGCATTATAAATGCCAGTGGAGATCTGTCTGCATGGGGATTACAGCCCGATGGAAAAAAATGGACAATTGGCGTAGCAAACCCCGACGCTCGAAATGGTGCATTTTCGTATATGGAAATATCCAATAAAGCAGTAGCAACCTCTGGCAACTATGAAAAATTCGTAACCATTAATGAAAAAAAATATTCGCATACCATTGACCCAAAAACAGGGCTGCCAATAACCGGAATAAAAAGTGTTACCATTATCGCTTCTAATGCAGAATTTGCAGATGCAATGGCAACTCCAATAGCAGTTATGGGAATTAAGGCAGGCTTATTTTTAATAGATCAGATCCCTGATTTATATTGTATTATTATCGATGACAGCAATAAAATTTACACATCAAAAAACATTAACCTGAAATGA
- a CDS encoding thioredoxin family protein — MKLITLFLMLTVLPINWEPDFNNAKKIAKEKHELILLNFSGSDWCGPCIVTRKEYFESQVFTDMANENLVLVNADFPRKKKNIGTAEQVKRNEALAEIYNKEGSFPLTLLLDADGKVIKTWHGKPETSPEQWTAEIKAICESRK; from the coding sequence ATGAAGCTAATTACATTATTCCTGATGTTAACAGTGCTTCCTATAAATTGGGAACCTGACTTTAATAATGCAAAAAAAATTGCAAAAGAAAAGCACGAATTAATTCTTTTGAACTTCTCTGGTTCAGACTGGTGCGGACCCTGCATCGTAACGCGCAAAGAATATTTTGAAAGTCAGGTGTTCACAGATATGGCAAATGAAAATTTAGTACTGGTTAATGCTGATTTTCCAAGAAAAAAGAAAAACATCGGAACAGCCGAACAAGTTAAGCGTAATGAAGCCTTAGCTGAAATATATAATAAAGAAGGCAGTTTTCCTCTAACACTTCTTCTAGATGCTGATGGCAAAGTAATCAAAACCTGGCACGGAAAACCTGAAACCTCACCTGAACAATGGACTGCCGAAATAAAAGCGATCTGTGAAAGCCGAAAATAA
- a CDS encoding BON domain-containing protein translates to MKKNNDVLRKEVVEAIKWEPLLRSNEIDVTVQDGIVTLGGTVDNYTQKKEAEQAVKNIAGVTGVIDDIKVDLFFSAIKSDTEIKAAVSKALHENWAVPDHKIKVNVENGWVTLDGILHWHFQRKAADNAIRYLAGVRGVIDNIKIEAEIKDEMTKEVVEKALRLSWILDFDNIKVRVDGKTIYLSGIVDSLFQKEEAERIAWNTPGVWYVDNEIVVEFN, encoded by the coding sequence ATGAAAAAAAATAATGATGTTTTACGCAAAGAAGTAGTAGAGGCTATCAAATGGGAGCCGTTGCTTCGCTCAAATGAAATTGATGTTACTGTTCAAGATGGTATTGTTACCCTTGGCGGAACAGTGGATAATTACACTCAAAAAAAAGAGGCGGAGCAGGCAGTTAAAAATATTGCAGGTGTAACAGGAGTAATAGATGATATTAAGGTTGATTTATTCTTTTCAGCTATTAAAAGCGATACCGAAATTAAAGCTGCAGTTAGTAAAGCACTGCATGAAAATTGGGCTGTGCCTGATCATAAAATAAAAGTTAATGTAGAGAATGGGTGGGTAACACTAGATGGCATTCTACATTGGCATTTTCAAAGAAAAGCAGCTGATAATGCTATTCGATATCTGGCAGGAGTTAGAGGCGTGATTGATAATATAAAAATCGAAGCTGAAATCAAAGACGAAATGACAAAAGAAGTAGTAGAGAAAGCCCTCCGCCTGAGCTGGATTCTTGATTTTGATAACATTAAAGTCAGGGTCGATGGCAAAACAATATATCTCAGCGGTATAGTTGATTCTCTCTTTCAAAAAGAGGAAGCAGAACGAATTGCCTGGAATACGCCTGGTGTATGGTATGTTGATAATGAGATTGTTGTAGAATTTAATTAA
- a CDS encoding BON domain-containing protein produces MKSNEVLQREVQEAIKSEPLLHPAEIGVIVKEAIVTLTGNVDSLVKKKEALHAAKKIKGIAAIVDEIKVCIEKSAVISDQKIAEQIVSNFNENHIIPKKAVCITVESGWVTLDGILPWNFQRDIAAELVENQKGIAGVTNNIKLRRETFHPVEKELLEKALQRHWALDVDEINIEIAGATVQLSGTVGSIFQKEEAEKIAYKTPGVIKVINHLKVNLEQPYLC; encoded by the coding sequence ATGAAAAGTAATGAAGTTTTACAAAGAGAAGTGCAGGAGGCAATTAAATCAGAACCGCTGCTGCATCCAGCAGAAATTGGTGTGATCGTAAAAGAAGCAATAGTAACTCTTACAGGCAATGTTGATTCACTTGTTAAGAAAAAAGAGGCACTGCATGCTGCTAAGAAAATTAAAGGCATCGCTGCAATTGTAGATGAAATAAAGGTTTGTATTGAAAAATCAGCTGTAATTTCAGATCAAAAGATTGCCGAGCAGATTGTTAGTAATTTTAATGAAAATCATATTATACCCAAAAAAGCTGTCTGCATTACTGTAGAAAGCGGCTGGGTTACTCTTGACGGAATTTTACCTTGGAATTTTCAAAGAGATATTGCTGCGGAACTTGTCGAAAATCAAAAAGGAATAGCAGGAGTAACAAATAATATTAAACTTAGGAGGGAAACATTTCATCCTGTAGAAAAAGAGCTGCTTGAGAAAGCGCTTCAAAGACACTGGGCTCTGGATGTGGATGAAATAAATATTGAGATTGCAGGAGCGACCGTGCAGCTATCTGGAACTGTGGGTTCTATTTTTCAAAAAGAAGAAGCTGAAAAAATTGCTTACAAAACGCCAGGAGTAATCAAAGTGATAAACCATTTGAAAGTGAATCTGGAACAGCCGTATCTCTGCTAA
- a CDS encoding TIGR00730 family Rossman fold protein, protein MKNARPNSDSSEIQFLEGPQSRLTELKFILVIWWELIRCFRKLYTVGPCITFFGSARFKEDHPYYEFTRKASGEFAKLGFTIMTGGGPGLMEAANLGAKQVGGKSVGCNIKLPIDQIPNLYLDKWVVTKHFFIRKILLVKYSFAFIVMPGGFGTLDEFFEALTLIQTGKIKNFPIIIFNAAYHKNLIDHIKHLKQQATINELDSKLFLITDDIEEARLFIMEHSIKHYGLKPKFQI, encoded by the coding sequence ATGAAAAATGCAAGACCTAATAGCGATTCGTCAGAAATTCAGTTTTTAGAAGGACCGCAGTCGAGGTTAACCGAGCTGAAATTTATTTTAGTTATTTGGTGGGAATTGATAAGATGCTTCAGAAAATTGTACACTGTTGGGCCTTGTATTACTTTTTTTGGATCTGCGCGTTTTAAAGAAGATCACCCTTATTATGAATTTACAAGAAAAGCCTCCGGCGAGTTTGCCAAACTTGGTTTTACCATAATGACTGGAGGCGGACCAGGCCTTATGGAAGCCGCAAACTTGGGAGCAAAACAAGTTGGAGGAAAATCAGTAGGGTGCAATATAAAACTTCCTATTGACCAGATACCAAATTTGTACCTTGACAAGTGGGTTGTGACAAAACATTTTTTTATCCGAAAGATACTTTTAGTGAAATATTCTTTTGCTTTTATAGTCATGCCTGGCGGTTTTGGTACGCTGGACGAATTTTTTGAAGCACTTACGCTGATACAGACCGGAAAAATTAAAAACTTCCCCATTATTATATTTAATGCAGCATATCATAAAAATCTAATTGATCATATTAAACATTTGAAACAGCAGGCAACTATAAACGAACTAGATTCTAAATTATTCTTGATAACAGACGATATTGAAGAAGCAAGACTTTTTATCATGGAGCATAGCATTAAACATTACGGCCTAAAACCAAAATTCCAAATTTAA